The Vicia villosa cultivar HV-30 ecotype Madison, WI linkage group LG1, Vvil1.0, whole genome shotgun sequence genome includes a region encoding these proteins:
- the LOC131643303 gene encoding uncharacterized protein LOC131643303: MSYLGGVLYIPSKHKLQLLSFFNSNKMQTTSLALLPIPPSSCSIIRRSAPFISQKNKSFISASKRESFGQHYDGKMVDENMIILRMRIREIEMLENKSKPPSHWTEWEKKYFENYGSDVCDGVGLLQTMLMNTRPGLVVGILAMIMLSMSMSMSLLVSQMMELANASMLAFSSI; encoded by the coding sequence ATGTCTTATTTAGGTGGAGTCTTGTATATTCCTTCCAAACACAAATTGCAACTCTTAAGCTTTTTCAATTCCAACAAAATGCAAACAACATCTCTTGCACTATTACCAATCCCTCCTTCATCATGCAGTATAATACGTCGCAGTGCACCATTCATTTCACAGAAAAACAAGAGTTTTATCTCTGCTTCAAAAAGAGAGTCATTTGGGCAACATTATGATGGCAAGATGGTGGATGAAAACATGATCATTCTAAGAATGCGAATCCGTGAGATTGAGATGCTGGAAAACAAGTCTAAACCTCCTTCTCATTGGACAGAATGGGAGAAGAAGTATTTTGAGAATTATGGTTCGGATGTATGTGATGGAGTTGGATTGTTGCAAACGATGTTGATGAACACTAGACCTGGCTTAGTTGTGGGCATTTTAGCTATGATTATGCTAAGCATGTCAATGTCCATGTCACTACTTGTGTCTCAAATGATGGAGTTGGCCAATGCCTCAATGCTAGCTTTTTCATCTATCTAA